CTACCTGGGATTCGCGGCCATGGCCTTCTTCCTCGAAGCCAGGCCGGGCCTTCGCTTGGCGGCATTGGCCGCCGCCTTCGTGGGCGCATCGATTCTCTTCTCCGCGCGTACGCCGCCGATCCCGGCGGCCTTGCCGGAGGGTTCCTTCTCCATCGAGGGTACGGTGCGCGGCTTCCCCTCCCGGCAACGCGGGGTCCAATTCGACTTGGAGACGGACCAGGGCGGATTCCGGGTCCGGGCCGAGGATCCCGGCTTCGAAGTGCTTCCGGGGCAAAAGCTGCGCATGCGCGCCCGCCGCACCCCGGCGGAAGGCCCGACCAACCCCGGCCAATTCGATTTTCCGGCCTACCTGCGCTCGCAAAACCTGCGCGGGACCCTCAAAGCCGATTCCCTATCCGTCCTGGCGGGGCCGGGCCTATGGGATAGGCTCGTGATAGCCGCGCGCCGGGCCATGGTTCATGGGCTCGATCGCGCCGTGCCGCCGGGCGAAGGTCCACTGCTGAAGGCCGCCCTGGTCGGGGACACGGACGGGATCGATCCCGGCTTGGTGGACGATTTCAAATCCAGCGGCATGCTGCATATCCTCGCCATCAGCGGCCAGCACGTGGGCATAATAGCCTTGATATTCCTCCAGATCGGGGCACTGCTGGGATTGCCGCGCAAGGCCGCCTTCCTCGCGACGGCGGCCCTCTTGGCGCTCTACGTGCCCGTGTGCGGCGGCCAAGTCAGCGTCCTGCGGGCGGCGCTCATGTTCGCCTGCGGACTGCCCGGCGTCCTTTGGGAAAGGCCAGGATCGGCGTTGAACAACCTGGGATGGGCCGCGGCCCTCACCCTCCTCGTCATGCCCTGGGACATCCTCTCCATGGGCTTCCAGCTTTCCTACGCGGCCACCTATCTGCTTATCCTTTATTCGCGACCCTTGGCGATCCTGATGGCGCGCTGGCGCGTCCGCCGGGCATTCCCGGCTTACCTGGTCTCCACGCCTCTGCTTTCCCTGGCCCTTTTCCTGGGGGCCTACCCCGTGCTCGCGGCGGCTTCGCACCTGTGCGCGCCATCCTCCCTGATCGGCAACATAGCCACCATCGGCATCAGCTCCGCCATGCTGGCCTCCGCCTGCCTCGCCTTGCTGGCGGCGCCCGTGGCCGCCGTAGCCGGCTGCTTCGGGGCCTGCGCGGGAGGATTGGGAGCGGCCTTGGCGGCTTGCGTGCATACCTTGGCGCGTCTGCCCGGCGCGGCCGTAGCGGTTTCCGGCATGTCCCTTCCTTTCGGTCTCTTGCTCATCATCGCGGTGCTCGCCT
This region of Fibrobacterota bacterium genomic DNA includes:
- a CDS encoding DNA internalization-related competence protein ComEC/Rec2; protein product: MRAVPREIVSFARGLRAAARKGYHRRYGLAAALPIAWAALDAYVWPGWSYLGFAAMAFFLEARPGLRLAALAAAFVGASILFSARTPPIPAALPEGSFSIEGTVRGFPSRQRGVQFDLETDQGGFRVRAEDPGFEVLPGQKLRMRARRTPAEGPTNPGQFDFPAYLRSQNLRGTLKADSLSVLAGPGLWDRLVIAARRAMVHGLDRAVPPGEGPLLKAALVGDTDGIDPGLVDDFKSSGMLHILAISGQHVGIIALIFLQIGALLGLPRKAAFLATAALLALYVPVCGGQVSVLRAALMFACGLPGVLWERPGSALNNLGWAAALTLLVMPWDILSMGFQLSYAATYLLILYSRPLAILMARWRVRRAFPAYLVSTPLLSLALFLGAYPVLAAASHLCAPSSLIGNIATIGISSAMLASACLALLAAPVAAVAGCFGACAGGLGAALAACVHTLARLPGAAVAVSGMSLPFGLLLIIAVLAYPYALQVRRGRVLALACAALFAGRWAHGELRAAASRGEVVFLDVGQGDGAVLRLPGAVILIDAGPEPAGREVILPYLRSQGIDRIDIAVVTHPDLDHYGGLAYVAGHMAIGRFLYPGVDADTHAWLGLKRVLAERRVPVDTARRGQVLYAGADDTLRVLSPERAAQYKDRNDNSVTTLLRLGNRKALFTGDLGPEGESRLMELEPRRLAGAILKVPHHGSDKSNPAAFLQAVRPPQALLSVGRINRFGHPGPVTVAALRSLGSRLYCTARDGAVVLNADSSWNRFLPSDTSMIPRAPPRPPRHARGSPAALASVATGERTPGAKL